A region of Trichocoleus sp. FACHB-46 DNA encodes the following proteins:
- a CDS encoding HAD family hydrolase, with protein MSPSAPKVLALDFDGVLCDGLLEYFQTAWRTYCHLWNSPHAVANPEASQEVAELFYQLRPVVETGWEMPVLIQAILLEIPTAKIFQDWPAIAQEILLESNLQAIEVAAALDQGRDQWIATDLSSWLALHRFYPGVIARLQQFLAASGQPVIVTTKEGRFVEQLLQQQGIELAPNQIFGKEVQRPKHQILRELLATPEYHLTNAAELWFIEDRLKTLQSVQKQPDLTEVQLYLADWGYNTATDRSLAAQTSRIQLLSLAQFSQEFAAWP; from the coding sequence ATGTCCCCAAGTGCACCAAAAGTCCTCGCCCTTGACTTTGATGGAGTTCTTTGTGACGGGTTGCTGGAATATTTTCAGACCGCATGGCGAACTTACTGTCACCTTTGGAATAGCCCTCATGCTGTAGCCAATCCAGAAGCTAGTCAAGAAGTGGCCGAGCTGTTTTACCAACTCCGTCCAGTGGTGGAAACAGGTTGGGAAATGCCAGTTCTAATCCAAGCGATATTGCTAGAGATTCCGACTGCTAAAATTTTTCAAGATTGGCCTGCGATCGCCCAAGAAATCCTACTTGAAAGTAACTTACAGGCCATAGAAGTTGCTGCTGCTCTCGATCAAGGGCGCGATCAATGGATTGCTACCGATTTGAGTAGCTGGTTAGCTCTACATCGCTTTTATCCTGGAGTGATTGCTCGACTTCAGCAATTCTTGGCTGCGTCAGGGCAACCTGTGATTGTGACTACGAAGGAAGGACGGTTTGTTGAGCAACTGTTGCAGCAGCAAGGCATTGAGCTAGCTCCTAACCAAATTTTTGGCAAAGAAGTGCAGCGACCCAAACACCAAATTTTACGAGAGTTGCTGGCGACCCCTGAATATCACCTCACAAATGCTGCTGAGCTGTGGTTTATTGAAGACCGCTTAAAAACCTTACAATCGGTACAAAAGCAGCCTGATTTAACAGAAGTCCAGCTTTACTTAGCAGATTGGGGTTATAACACCGCCACAGACCGCAGCCTAGCTGCTCAAACCTCTCGGATTCAACTGCTCTCCCTCGCTCAATTTAGCCAAGAGTTTGCTGCTTGGCCCTAG
- a CDS encoding nuclear transport factor 2 family protein has product MHNSLTGLCRNLQPNSRHIRAKAGTWPLLGLLTLGLTVFAGEGVQPVAVQAQTRPVAPATTTPAAPAPLKNLLAQIDAAANSHNLSEVMKFYGSNFSHSDGLTRQGVEKALAALWKQYPQINYRTELKSWKAEGRGFTAETVTYMSGVQQLGERNLVLNTTLRSRQRLENQKIVRQEILAEETQLTTGEAPPRVEITLPEQVRPNQEYSFDAIVREPLGDSLLLGAAVEEPIKPNNYLNPATFNLELLSAGGIYKVGRAPARPEDRWISAVLVREDGMTIVTQRLRVVGQPVATQPPKPSR; this is encoded by the coding sequence ATGCACAACTCGCTCACGGGTCTATGCCGCAATCTCCAACCTAACTCCCGCCACATCCGGGCAAAAGCAGGGACTTGGCCGCTCCTGGGTCTGCTGACGCTAGGATTGACTGTTTTTGCGGGAGAGGGAGTGCAACCTGTAGCAGTGCAGGCTCAAACTAGACCAGTAGCGCCAGCCACGACAACCCCAGCGGCCCCAGCACCCCTGAAGAATTTACTGGCTCAAATTGATGCGGCTGCCAATAGCCACAATCTTTCGGAAGTCATGAAGTTCTACGGCTCAAACTTCAGTCACTCGGACGGTTTAACGCGCCAAGGAGTTGAAAAAGCCTTAGCGGCGTTGTGGAAGCAGTATCCCCAGATCAACTACCGCACCGAGCTAAAGTCCTGGAAAGCCGAAGGAAGAGGCTTTACGGCGGAAACAGTGACTTACATGAGCGGCGTGCAGCAATTAGGTGAGCGGAACTTAGTTCTGAACACAACTCTGCGATCGCGGCAACGGCTGGAAAACCAGAAAATTGTGCGGCAAGAGATTCTAGCTGAGGAGACTCAGTTGACCACGGGAGAAGCGCCCCCCCGCGTAGAAATCACGCTGCCAGAACAAGTGCGGCCCAACCAGGAATACAGCTTCGATGCGATCGTGCGAGAACCTTTGGGAGACAGCCTCCTCTTAGGAGCAGCCGTAGAAGAACCGATCAAACCGAACAATTATCTCAACCCCGCTACGTTCAACCTAGAGCTGCTGTCGGCAGGCGGCATTTATAAGGTGGGTCGCGCACCTGCTAGACCGGAAGATCGCTGGATCTCAGCGGTTTTAGTGCGAGAAGATGGCATGACGATTGTGACTCAACGCTTACGAGTTGTAGGTCAACCTGTTGCCACTCAACCTCCCAAACCTTCACGGTAA
- a CDS encoding DNA double-strand break repair nuclease NurA — protein MLDLTKLAQQMQGISQHLADEATASRQRLELAQKLLTQAQSRQAELVLQRQTWSDRLGFAAAEPVEPLTTRVNLGVAPAIHTAIATDGSQIAPSHHEIAYCYLINVGRVVLHYGQSLHPLLDSLPEVFYRPEDLYVSRQWGIRTEEWMGHRRTVSEATVLADLACQVKHEVGSKQDERQAAEQVPLLAMVDGSLIYWFLEALPNEARDRLLPEILQAWEQLRLAKIPLIGYLSASRSGEALNFLRLQTCPHPAPDCATYCPGQSDRAPCHVFDPLRDIALWSAFLEPGQRSPLWRSSARILDLYGPHNIYFCYVHVGTEIARVEFPAWVAEDTTLLEMALSLTLAQVQKGYGYPVVLAEAHNQAVVRGGDRSRFFALLEQQMIRAGLRNIGTSYKEARKRGSIA, from the coding sequence ATGCTTGATCTGACTAAACTAGCGCAGCAGATGCAGGGAATTAGCCAGCACTTAGCGGACGAAGCAACTGCTTCGCGGCAGCGCTTGGAACTAGCCCAAAAATTACTAACCCAAGCTCAATCTCGGCAAGCAGAACTCGTCTTGCAACGACAAACCTGGAGCGATCGCTTGGGCTTTGCAGCAGCGGAACCTGTAGAACCACTCACCACAAGAGTCAATTTGGGAGTCGCTCCGGCTATTCATACCGCGATCGCCACCGATGGATCGCAAATTGCTCCCAGCCACCATGAGATTGCTTACTGCTACTTGATTAATGTCGGGCGAGTCGTGCTGCATTACGGACAAAGTTTGCATCCTTTGTTGGATAGCTTGCCAGAAGTGTTCTACCGTCCTGAAGACCTTTACGTTTCCCGTCAATGGGGAATTCGCACTGAGGAATGGATGGGGCATCGCCGTACCGTTTCAGAAGCAACGGTATTGGCAGATTTGGCGTGTCAGGTAAAGCATGAAGTAGGAAGCAAGCAAGATGAAAGACAGGCGGCAGAACAAGTTCCCCTACTGGCGATGGTAGATGGTTCGCTAATTTATTGGTTTCTGGAAGCGCTACCGAATGAAGCTCGCGATCGCTTGTTGCCAGAGATTTTACAGGCTTGGGAGCAACTGCGATTAGCCAAAATTCCTCTCATTGGTTATCTCAGTGCTTCTCGGAGTGGTGAAGCCCTCAACTTCTTGCGCTTACAAACCTGTCCTCACCCTGCCCCCGACTGCGCCACGTACTGCCCTGGCCAAAGCGATCGCGCTCCTTGCCATGTGTTTGACCCGCTACGAGATATTGCGCTGTGGTCCGCATTTCTCGAACCAGGACAACGTAGCCCACTTTGGCGCAGTTCGGCTCGGATTTTAGATCTGTATGGTCCTCATAACATCTACTTTTGCTATGTCCACGTGGGCACTGAAATTGCCAGAGTAGAATTTCCTGCTTGGGTGGCGGAAGATACTACTTTGTTAGAGATGGCCCTCAGCTTAACGCTGGCTCAAGTGCAGAAGGGCTACGGGTATCCAGTCGTGTTGGCGGAGGCACATAACCAAGCGGTGGTCCGGGGTGGCGATCGCTCTCGCTTTTTTGCCCTTTTAGAGCAGCAAATGATTCGAGCGGGGCTACGAAATATTGGTACGTCTTACAAAGAAGCGCGCAAACGGGGCAGTATCGCCTAA
- the xseA gene encoding exodeoxyribonuclease VII large subunit: MTFYLPDLLVPDTALSVAGLTAYIQALLEQDSQLQQIWVTGEVSSANRYRSGLFFTLQDPDAKAAISCVVWSSQLGKVVTLPTPGEQIIILGRIHLHPQRGHYQLIVWQALPAGEGLRALRYRQLRHRLEAEGLFDPQRKRSLPSHPQTVAVITSPRAAAWGDIQRTLKRRYPGLKVLFSPTLVQGDQAPVSIVNAIERVERDGRAEVLILSRGGGATEDMACFNDERVVRAIANCAIPVIAGIGHQRDESLADLAADVYAHTPTAAAEQAVPQLADLYTQHQKRAMALQEAANHQFGRVEEELRQLRDRLRRLPLERQLQREVGNLAWLRQELIKGALRQSQQATHHCQTLQQKLANLDPQSVLHRGYAIVRQGDGTITRSTTGLHLGQELSITLGQGQLKVQVTEILPAKPNASESSTVL; encoded by the coding sequence ATGACCTTCTACCTTCCCGATCTCCTAGTTCCCGATACAGCACTTTCAGTGGCAGGTCTGACCGCCTATATTCAAGCCCTGCTAGAGCAAGACAGTCAGTTGCAGCAGATTTGGGTTACTGGAGAGGTTTCGAGTGCTAACCGTTATCGGAGTGGGTTGTTTTTTACGTTACAAGATCCGGATGCTAAGGCTGCCATCAGCTGTGTGGTTTGGAGCAGTCAGCTCGGCAAAGTAGTAACCCTACCCACCCCAGGCGAACAGATCATTATTCTAGGGCGGATTCATCTACATCCTCAACGGGGGCACTATCAATTAATTGTTTGGCAAGCACTACCGGCTGGTGAGGGCTTAAGAGCTTTACGATACCGCCAGTTGCGGCATCGGCTAGAAGCGGAAGGATTGTTTGATCCCCAACGTAAGCGATCGCTCCCCTCACATCCACAAACCGTTGCTGTCATCACATCTCCGCGGGCTGCGGCTTGGGGGGATATTCAACGTACTCTCAAGCGCCGTTATCCCGGTTTAAAGGTGCTGTTTTCACCCACCTTAGTGCAAGGGGATCAAGCTCCTGTCTCAATTGTGAATGCGATCGAGCGGGTTGAACGGGATGGACGAGCTGAGGTGCTGATCTTATCCCGTGGTGGGGGTGCGACTGAAGATATGGCCTGCTTTAACGACGAACGGGTGGTGCGGGCGATCGCCAACTGTGCCATTCCCGTGATTGCTGGCATCGGGCATCAGCGGGATGAGTCGTTGGCAGATTTAGCCGCAGATGTGTATGCTCACACTCCCACAGCCGCCGCAGAGCAAGCTGTGCCACAATTAGCTGACCTTTACACGCAACATCAGAAGCGAGCGATGGCTTTACAAGAGGCAGCGAACCATCAGTTTGGCCGAGTAGAGGAAGAACTACGCCAGTTGCGCGATCGCCTGCGCAGGTTGCCCCTAGAGCGGCAATTGCAACGGGAGGTAGGCAACCTAGCCTGGCTGCGTCAAGAATTAATTAAAGGTGCCCTACGGCAATCTCAACAAGCCACGCATCACTGTCAAACCCTACAGCAAAAGTTGGCCAATCTTGATCCCCAGTCAGTTCTGCATCGAGGGTATGCCATAGTCAGACAGGGAGATGGCACCATTACCCGCTCTACCACAGGGTTACACTTGGGCCAAGAGCTATCGATTACCCTAGGGCAAGGTCAGCTCAAAGTTCAAGTGACCGAAATTTTACCGGCAAAGCCTAATGCCAGTGAGTCTTCAACTGTACTATGA
- a CDS encoding response regulator: MSSDLGYQATILAVDDSVVMQELIKRVLAVDYRVLVSDSAVDALSVLGREKVALLLLDVSMPGIDGLEFCRTVRKLPQFEALPIIMLTARDRAFDKVQGRLAGASEYLTKPFDATQLRQLIQKFVGAQAPGSSN, encoded by the coding sequence ATGTCCTCAGACTTAGGTTATCAAGCAACGATTCTTGCCGTAGATGACAGCGTTGTCATGCAAGAACTGATTAAGCGAGTTTTGGCGGTAGATTATCGGGTTTTGGTTTCCGATAGCGCTGTAGATGCCTTGTCAGTTCTAGGTCGCGAAAAGGTAGCGCTCTTACTTCTAGATGTTTCTATGCCAGGCATTGATGGCCTAGAGTTTTGCCGAACCGTGCGTAAATTACCTCAGTTTGAGGCGTTGCCCATCATTATGCTGACGGCCCGCGATCGCGCTTTTGATAAAGTTCAAGGGCGGCTCGCAGGCGCGTCAGAATATTTGACTAAGCCGTTTGATGCCACTCAATTGCGCCAGTTAATCCAAAAATTTGTTGGCGCTCAGGCTCCGGGCAGCTCCAACTAA
- the xseB gene encoding exodeoxyribonuclease VII small subunit, with amino-acid sequence MNDLTSLNQSTSKPTDTVASANSPSTSSQTDWSYETTVDQIETIIGQIEAGDLDLVEVFDQFAIAIDQLRQCETFLRQRQRQMDLLIEKLVDESESY; translated from the coding sequence ATGAACGACCTAACAAGCTTGAATCAAAGCACTTCTAAACCAACTGACACCGTAGCCAGTGCCAATTCACCCTCTACTTCATCCCAGACGGACTGGAGTTATGAAACAACGGTGGACCAAATTGAAACGATTATTGGTCAGATTGAGGCAGGAGATCTAGATCTCGTTGAGGTTTTTGATCAATTTGCGATCGCAATTGACCAACTGCGGCAATGCGAAACTTTTTTGCGTCAGCGTCAGCGTCAGATGGATTTGCTGATTGAAAAATTAGTCGATGAGTCTGAATCTTACTAA
- the recA gene encoding recombinase RecA, translating into MATKITDNPDKQKALSLVLTQIERNFGKGSIMRLGDATRMRVETIPTGALTLDLALGGGLPKGRVIEIYGPESSGKTTLALHAIAEVQKAGGIAAFVDAEHALDPSYSAALGVDIENLLVSQPDTGEAGLEIVDQLVRSAAVDIVVIDSVAALVPRAEIEGDMGDIHVGLQARLMSQALRKITGNIGRSGCTVVFLNQLRQKIGVTYGNPETTTGGNALKFYASVRLDIRRIQTLKKGTEEFGIRAKVKVAKNKVAPPFRIAEFDVIFGKGISTLGCLIDLAEEMGVITRKGAWYSYNGENISQGRDNGIKYMEENPEVAKTVEQQVRQKLEMGAVVSANSVAPLEVEDEEAFVEEE; encoded by the coding sequence ATGGCTACCAAAATTACTGATAACCCCGATAAGCAAAAAGCCCTAAGCCTAGTGCTCACTCAAATTGAGCGTAACTTTGGCAAGGGGTCAATCATGCGTTTGGGAGATGCTACCCGGATGCGGGTAGAGACGATTCCCACTGGAGCGTTGACCCTCGACTTGGCCTTGGGTGGTGGGTTACCCAAGGGGCGGGTAATTGAGATTTACGGCCCTGAAAGTTCCGGAAAAACGACCCTAGCTCTGCATGCGATCGCGGAAGTGCAAAAAGCCGGGGGAATCGCCGCCTTTGTAGACGCTGAGCATGCTCTTGACCCATCCTATTCCGCAGCGTTGGGCGTTGATATCGAGAATTTGCTGGTTTCCCAACCCGACACAGGCGAAGCAGGTCTAGAAATTGTTGATCAACTCGTTCGCTCTGCGGCTGTCGATATTGTCGTAATTGACTCGGTAGCAGCCCTTGTACCGCGCGCGGAAATTGAAGGCGACATGGGTGACATCCACGTCGGTCTCCAGGCTCGGTTGATGAGTCAAGCCCTGCGGAAAATTACTGGTAATATTGGTCGCTCTGGTTGTACTGTCGTTTTCCTCAACCAGTTGCGTCAGAAAATCGGCGTAACCTACGGTAATCCTGAGACCACAACAGGGGGTAATGCTCTCAAGTTCTACGCCTCGGTTCGCCTCGATATCCGCCGAATTCAAACCCTGAAAAAGGGCACTGAAGAGTTTGGGATCCGGGCTAAAGTGAAGGTTGCCAAAAACAAAGTGGCTCCACCTTTCCGCATTGCTGAATTTGATGTCATTTTTGGCAAAGGGATTTCGACGCTGGGTTGCTTGATTGACCTCGCAGAAGAAATGGGCGTGATCACTCGTAAAGGTGCTTGGTACAGCTACAACGGCGAGAATATCAGCCAAGGCCGTGATAATGGCATCAAGTACATGGAAGAAAACCCCGAAGTCGCTAAAACCGTGGAACAGCAAGTCCGCCAGAAGCTCGAAATGGGCGCTGTGGTTTCTGCTAACTCCGTGGCTCCCCTAGAGGTTGAGGACGAAGAAGCTTTTGTTGAAGAAGAATAA
- the murG gene encoding undecaprenyldiphospho-muramoylpentapeptide beta-N-acetylglucosaminyltransferase, protein MNSPAANSPLRLLIAASGTGGHLFPAIAVAEQLPDYKIEWLGVPNRLETQLVPAQYPLRTIPVEGFQQRLGLGTLKILFRLIRSIGQVRHLLKQGNFQGVLTTGGYIAGPSIIAARSLGLPVILHESNALPGKVTRWFSPWCTAVALGFESAAQYLPKAHNVYVGTPVRSQFRAAANQPLEDLPIPADVPLIVVVGGSQGAVAVNRMVRQSAPAWLAAGAWIVHLTGDSDPETQSLQHPHYFALPFYDNMAGLFQRATLAISRAGAGSLTELAITGTPSILIPYPFAAEDHQAHNAAIFAAARAAQVYRQADLTSELLEAKVLELLRSPNLLQEMATKTESLAVADSAEQLAALVRQLVEQKHQ, encoded by the coding sequence ATGAATAGTCCTGCGGCAAATTCTCCTCTTCGATTACTCATCGCAGCGAGTGGCACTGGCGGTCACTTGTTCCCGGCGATCGCAGTAGCAGAGCAACTCCCTGACTACAAAATCGAGTGGCTAGGTGTACCGAATCGGCTCGAAACTCAACTCGTTCCCGCTCAGTATCCGCTACGAACTATCCCGGTCGAAGGCTTTCAACAACGGCTAGGTTTAGGGACGCTCAAAATTCTTTTCCGTTTAATTCGCTCGATTGGACAGGTGCGCCACTTACTCAAGCAAGGCAATTTTCAAGGCGTACTCACGACAGGCGGTTATATTGCGGGACCGAGCATCATTGCGGCGCGATCGCTTGGTTTACCCGTTATCCTGCACGAATCCAACGCTCTACCAGGGAAAGTTACGCGCTGGTTTAGCCCTTGGTGTACGGCAGTCGCCCTAGGATTTGAAAGCGCAGCCCAATATTTGCCTAAAGCTCACAACGTCTACGTCGGAACTCCAGTGCGATCGCAGTTCCGAGCCGCAGCCAATCAGCCGTTGGAGGATCTGCCTATTCCCGCTGATGTCCCATTAATTGTGGTCGTTGGTGGTAGCCAAGGGGCCGTTGCAGTGAATCGAATGGTGCGGCAATCCGCTCCAGCCTGGTTGGCGGCAGGTGCTTGGATCGTCCATCTCACGGGGGACAGTGATCCAGAGACGCAAAGTTTGCAACATCCACATTATTTCGCCTTGCCGTTCTACGACAACATGGCTGGATTGTTTCAACGAGCTACTTTAGCGATTAGCCGCGCTGGAGCGGGTTCGCTGACGGAGCTAGCCATCACAGGCACCCCCTCGATTTTGATTCCTTACCCTTTCGCTGCCGAAGATCACCAAGCGCATAATGCGGCTATCTTTGCAGCGGCAAGAGCCGCCCAAGTCTATCGCCAAGCAGACCTGACCTCAGAACTACTAGAAGCGAAAGTGCTGGAGCTGCTGCGATCGCCTAATCTCTTGCAAGAGATGGCAACCAAAACAGAGTCCCTCGCCGTAGCAGATAGCGCTGAGCAATTAGCCGCCCTTGTACGGCAACTAGTTGAACAAAAACACCAATAA
- a CDS encoding SDR family NAD(P)-dependent oxidoreductase encodes MVAIKDQVVLITGASSGIGAACARAFAEARTKLVLAARRRDRLEQLADELNQEFASEIHLLQLDVRDRPQVEAALQSLPDSWGNIDILVNNAGLSRGLDKLYEGDVQDWEEMIDTNIKGLLYVTRSVVPGMVARGRGHVINIGSIAGHQTYPNGNVYCGTKAAVRAISEGLKQDLLGTPVRVSSVDPGLVETEFSQVRFHGDAERAEKVYQGLIPLTAEDVADVVLFCATRPAHVNLSEVLLLPTDQSGPTLVHRR; translated from the coding sequence GTGGTTGCGATTAAAGATCAAGTCGTTTTAATTACTGGGGCTAGCAGCGGCATTGGAGCGGCTTGTGCCAGAGCTTTTGCTGAGGCTCGGACCAAGCTGGTGTTGGCGGCTCGTCGGCGCGATCGCTTAGAACAGTTGGCAGATGAGCTAAATCAAGAGTTTGCTAGCGAGATTCATCTGTTGCAGTTGGATGTGCGCGATCGCCCTCAAGTAGAAGCTGCCCTCCAATCGCTGCCCGACTCTTGGGGCAACATTGATATTTTGGTCAACAATGCGGGCCTGAGCCGTGGCTTAGACAAGCTCTACGAGGGCGATGTGCAAGATTGGGAGGAGATGATTGATACCAATATCAAGGGCTTGCTCTATGTGACTCGCTCTGTGGTGCCTGGGATGGTGGCGAGAGGCCGAGGGCACGTGATCAATATTGGTTCGATCGCAGGGCATCAAACTTACCCCAACGGCAATGTTTACTGTGGTACCAAAGCGGCTGTGAGAGCGATTTCGGAAGGGTTAAAGCAAGATTTGTTGGGTACGCCTGTGCGAGTCAGTTCTGTTGACCCTGGTTTGGTGGAGACAGAATTTAGTCAGGTGCGATTTCATGGAGATGCGGAGCGGGCTGAGAAGGTATATCAGGGGCTAATACCTTTAACGGCTGAGGATGTGGCGGATGTGGTGTTGTTTTGTGCGACTCGTCCGGCGCATGTCAATTTAAGTGAGGTTTTGTTGTTGCCAACGGATCAGTCAGGGCCAACGTTGGTGCATCGACGTTAG
- a CDS encoding 2-isopropylmalate synthase: MKVQPQPDRIIIFDTTLRDGEQSPGATLNVEEKLTIARQLARLGVDVIEAGFPFASPGDFEAVQKIAQTVGTEQGPVICGLARATRQDIQTAAEALKPAAHGRIHTFIATSDIHLKHKLKKSRSEVLAIAEEMVGYAKSLIDDVEFSPEDAGRSEPEFLYQVLERAIAAGATTINIPDTVGYTVPSEFGALIRGIKENVPNIDQAIISVHGHNDLGLAVANFLESVKHGARQLECTINGIGERAGNAALEELVMALHVRRQYFNPFLGRPADSEASLTNIDTRQIYKTSRLVSNLTGMLVQPNKAIVGANAFAHESGIHQDGVLKNKLTYEIMDAQSIGLTDNQIVLGKHSGRNAFRTRLKELGFELSDQDLNKAFVRFKELADKKKEISDWDLEAIVNDEIQQAPELFRLELVQVSCGDRARPTATVSLRTPEGEELTDAAIGTGPVDAVYRAINRVVNVPNELIEFSVQSVTAGIDAIGEVTIRLRHGDRVFSGRAANTDIIVASAQAYVNALNRLYAAISAPTNLPHAERIGAEV, translated from the coding sequence ATGAAAGTTCAACCCCAACCAGACCGAATTATTATTTTCGATACGACCTTGCGTGATGGTGAGCAGTCGCCCGGAGCCACGCTGAATGTGGAGGAGAAGCTGACCATCGCCCGACAACTGGCTCGTCTGGGAGTTGATGTCATCGAAGCAGGATTTCCTTTTGCCAGCCCTGGAGACTTTGAAGCCGTCCAAAAAATCGCTCAGACTGTAGGGACCGAACAAGGCCCGGTGATTTGTGGTTTGGCTAGAGCAACTCGTCAAGATATCCAGACCGCAGCAGAAGCTCTCAAGCCAGCGGCTCATGGTCGGATTCACACCTTTATTGCCACTTCCGATATTCATCTCAAGCACAAACTGAAAAAGTCTCGCTCTGAAGTGCTGGCGATCGCCGAAGAAATGGTCGGCTATGCCAAATCCTTAATTGATGACGTGGAGTTCTCGCCTGAAGATGCAGGTCGCTCTGAGCCAGAATTTTTGTATCAAGTGTTAGAGCGGGCGATCGCCGCAGGTGCCACCACCATTAATATCCCTGATACCGTTGGCTACACCGTACCCAGCGAATTTGGCGCTTTGATTCGCGGCATTAAAGAAAACGTCCCTAATATCGACCAAGCCATCATTTCCGTTCACGGCCACAACGACCTCGGCTTAGCCGTCGCCAACTTCCTAGAATCCGTGAAGCATGGAGCCCGCCAGCTAGAATGCACCATTAACGGGATTGGCGAGCGAGCTGGCAATGCCGCCCTAGAAGAATTGGTAATGGCTTTGCATGTGCGGCGGCAGTACTTTAACCCCTTCCTCGGTCGTCCTGCTGACTCAGAAGCATCGCTAACTAATATCGACACCCGCCAGATCTACAAAACCTCCCGCTTGGTTTCTAACTTGACGGGCATGTTGGTACAGCCCAACAAAGCGATCGTTGGTGCCAATGCGTTTGCTCATGAGTCGGGGATTCACCAAGATGGAGTGCTGAAGAACAAGCTTACCTACGAAATCATGGATGCCCAATCCATTGGGCTAACCGATAACCAAATCGTCTTAGGTAAGCACTCAGGTCGCAATGCCTTCCGCACTCGCTTAAAAGAATTGGGCTTTGAGCTGTCGGATCAAGACTTGAATAAAGCCTTTGTTCGGTTCAAAGAACTGGCAGATAAGAAGAAAGAAATCTCGGACTGGGATTTGGAAGCCATCGTCAACGACGAAATTCAGCAGGCTCCCGAATTATTCCGGCTAGAACTAGTGCAGGTTTCCTGTGGCGATCGCGCCCGTCCTACCGCCACCGTCAGCCTCCGCACCCCCGAAGGCGAAGAACTCACCGATGCCGCGATCGGCACTGGCCCTGTGGATGCTGTGTACCGAGCCATCAACCGCGTGGTGAACGTGCCCAACGAACTCATCGAGTTCTCAGTCCAATCCGTCACTGCTGGAATCGATGCAATCGGTGAAGTCACGATTCGCTTACGTCACGGCGATCGCGTCTTCTCCGGGCGAGCCGCCAACACCGACATCATCGTGGCCTCCGCCCAAGCCTACGTCAATGCCCTCAACCGTCTCTATGCCGCCATTAGCGCCCCAACAAACCTGCCTCATGCAGAGAGAATTGGGGCGGAAGTGTAA
- a CDS encoding NYN domain-containing protein, with the protein MNRLSIFVDGNNMFYAQQKNGWFFDPRRVLEHFTNDPDVMLVNAFWYTGIKDPQDQRGFRDALISLGYTVRTKILKEYYDDNSGRYSQKANLDIEIVIDMFNTVEQYDRVVLFSGDGDFERAIELLRSKSTHITVVSTEGMIARELRNATDRYIDLNDIRPKIEKFDSQF; encoded by the coding sequence ATGAACCGTCTGTCTATTTTTGTAGACGGGAACAATATGTTCTATGCGCAACAAAAAAATGGTTGGTTTTTTGATCCAAGACGTGTCTTGGAACATTTTACAAATGATCCGGATGTCATGTTGGTCAATGCTTTTTGGTATACCGGAATTAAAGATCCTCAAGACCAACGTGGCTTTCGTGACGCCCTGATTAGTCTAGGCTATACCGTCCGCACCAAAATTCTGAAAGAGTATTACGACGACAATTCGGGTCGTTACTCGCAAAAAGCCAATTTGGATATAGAGATTGTGATCGATATGTTCAACACTGTTGAGCAGTACGATCGCGTGGTTTTGTTTAGTGGGGATGGTGACTTCGAGCGGGCGATCGAACTACTCCGCTCCAAGAGCACTCATATTACAGTGGTATCAACAGAGGGCATGATTGCTCGTGAACTTCGCAACGCCACCGATCGCTATATTGACCTCAACGATATTCGGCCCAAAATTGAGAAATTCGATTCTCAGTTCTAA